From a single Leopardus geoffroyi isolate Oge1 chromosome E1, O.geoffroyi_Oge1_pat1.0, whole genome shotgun sequence genomic region:
- the TSPOAP1 gene encoding peripheral-type benzodiazepine receptor-associated protein 1 isoform X4: MEQLTPLPQLGDPRAMEPWALSAWQNWTPGQGSEPGGAAPSIAEIPAAGQVGEPRPGESSEPEPEGAQSPRAMGGIDPEGTKTGLNSLGHQAASSRPSCPRLEDEEVEALPKGKLSMGFGDRPNLELLRALGELQQRCAILKEENQMLRKSSFPETEEKVRRLKRKNAELAVIAKRLEERARKLQETNLKVVSAPVPRPGASLELCRKALAHQRARDLSETASALLAKDKQIAALQRECRELQARLTLVGKEGPQWLHVRDFDRLLRESQREVLRLQRQIALRNQQEPPPPPRPPGPAAPARAGAPAPGAPGEARPQEDVENPPTGLGEPEKQQRVQQLESELSKKRKKCESLEQEARKKQRRCEELELQLREAQNENARLVEENSRLSGRATEKEQVEWENAELRGQLLGVTQERDSALRKSQGLQSKLESLEQVLKHMREVAQRRQQLEVEHEQARISLQEKQEEVRRLQQAQAEAKREHEGAVQLLESTLDSMQVRVRELEEQCRSQTERFSLLAQELQAFRLHPGPLDLLTSALGYSTLGDHPPPPCCCSTPHPCRGSGPKDLDLPPGSPGRCTPKSSEPVPATVVGVPRRTAKKAESLSNSSRSESIHNSPKSCPTPEVDTASEVEELEADSVSLLPAAPEGSRGGARIQVFLARYSYNPFEGPNENPEAELPLTAGEYIYIYGNMDEDGFFEGELMDGRRGLVPSNFVERVSDDDLLTSLPPELADLSHSSGPELSFLSAGGGGSSSGGQSSGGRSQPRPEDEAAGDELSLSPQPEGLGGPPAVPYPRGLVVLRQLAHSVVLAWEPPPERVELRGYHICVNGELRQALGPGVPPKAVLENLDLRAGPLRVSVQALTSQGSSDPLRCCLVVGTRAGVVPSQLRVHRLTATSAEITWVPGNSNLAHAVYLNGEECPPARPSTYWATFCHLRPGTLYQARVEAQLPPRESWEPGWERPEQRAATLQFTTLPAGPPDAPLDVQIEPGPSPGILIISWLPVTIDAAGTSNGVRVTGYAIYADGQKIMEVASPTAGSVLVELSQLQLMQVCREVAVRTMSPHGESADSIPAPVPPALVAACLPATVSCPSPRPGPEARPPLAPASPGPGDPSSPLRRPDPHGTREPPGAPPASPPREAAKGSPEEPPAPRSQEEAGAAVLGTSEDGRASEPAVGERAPDPAVSPLAQEEALLAPCSTQGALTQRVPCAEACRGGEAGSGLRPRAEREDTAELGVRLVNSLVDHGRNSDLSDIQEEEEDEEEEEEEDLSSRTCSFQKQPQPQPDPFCETDSDEEILEQILELPLQQFCSKKLFSIPEEEEEEDEEDEGEDEEDEERPGAGCSSRDPGPPESALLGLGCDSGQPRGPGLCPLSPEPCRGGDRLEDIPGLVGGSIRRKGSGSPEKPPNRRRSPDPREHCSRLLSNGGPQASGRPGPTRERGSPPVGEGTKGVPEAGGRGRPAPSRRCSRGRAPESSLAGCFSPKCLEISIEYDSEDEQEAGSGGISITSSCYPGDGEAWGTAPIGRSRGPLKANSGPTPYPRLSAWEKGEPERRGRGATGRAKEPPSRATETGEPRGQDSSGRRGPLRRGAQAPRTGGTELASLRSPPAEAPVYQDLPVRAFVALFDYDPVSMSPNPDAGEEELPFREGQILKVFGDKDADGFYRGEGGGRTGYIPCNMVAEVAVDSPTERQQLLQRGYLSPDILTEGSGNGPFVYSTARTAGPPPKPRRSKKAEAEGSAQPCAGRPQQVSSASLKSSRSMVAAFDYNPRESSPNMDVEAELPFRAGDIITVFGDMDDDGFYYGELNGQRGLVPSNFLEGPGPEAGSSDREPGTSQAESQDWASSAQGPLLPRGWSCAPGPGSFPTIELGGPQGTSEKVWGLLSKGKQLLRKLGSGKKE, from the exons ATGGAGCAACTGACACCTCTCCCACAGCTGGGGGACCCCAGAGCCATGGAGCCGTGGGCCCTGTCCGCCTGGCAGAACTGGACTCCAGGCCAGGGGAGCGAACCTGGAGGCGCAGCCCCAAGCATTGCTGAGATCCCGGCAGCTGGGCAGGTTGGAGAGCCGAGGCCCGGGGAGAGCTCCGAGCCGGAGCCTGagggagcccagagccccagggctATGGGGGGCATTGACCCTGAAGGAACCAAAACCGGGCTGAACAGCCTGGGGCACCAAGCAGCAAGCTCCAGACCCAGCTGCCCGAGGCTGGAGGACGAGGAGGTGGAGGCTCTCCCTAAG GGCAAGCTGAGCATGGGCTTTGGGGACAGGCCCAATCTGGAGCTGCTGAGGGCCCTGGGGGAGCTGCAGCAGCGCTGTGCCATCCTTAAGGAGGAAAATCAGATGCTG AGGAAGAGCAGCTTCCCTGAGACAGAGGAGAAGGTGCGGAGGCTGAAGCGGAAGAATGCCGAGCTGGCGGTCATTGCCAAGCGTCTGGAGGAGAGGGCCCGGAAGCTGCAGGAGACTAACCTGAAGGTG GTGAGTGCCCCTGTGCCCCGTCCTGGGGCCAGCTTGGAGTTGTGCCGGAAGGCCCTGGCCCATCAGCGAGCCCGGGACCTCAGTGAGACAGCCAGCGCCCTGCTGGCTAAGGACAAGCAGATTGCTGCCTTGCAGCGGGAGTGCAGGGAGCTGCAGGCCAGGCTCACCCTGGTTGGCAAG GAGGGCCCCCAGTGGCTCCACGTGAGGGACTTCGACCGGCTGCTCCGCGAGTCCCAGCGGGAGGTGCTGCGGCTGCAGAGGCAGATCGCCCTGCGCAACCAGCAGGAgccacccccgccgccccggcccccggGCCCCGCTGCCCCGGCCAGAGCAGGGGCGCCCGCCCCCGGGGCCCCGGGAGAG GCCAGGCCCCAAGAGGATGTGGAAAACCCACCCACGGGCCTAGGGGAGCCAGAGAAGCAGCAGAGGGTGCAGCAGCTG GAGTCAGAGCTCAGCAAGAAGCGAAAGAAATGCGAGAGCCTGGAGCAGGAAGCCCGGAAAAAGCAGAGGCGATGTGAGGAGCTG GAACTGCAGCTGAGAGAAGCCCAGAATGAGAATGCCCGCCTCGTGGAGGAGAATTCTCGGCTCAGTGGGAGAGCCACGGAAAAAGAGCAG GTAGAGTGGGAGAATGCAGAGCTGAGGGGCCAGCTCCTGGGGGTGACACAGGAGAGGGACTCGGCCCTTCGCAAGAGCCAGGGCCTGCAGAGCAAGCTGGAGAGCCTGGAGCAGGTGCTGAAG CACATGCGGGAGGTGGCCCAGCGGAGGCAGCAGCTCGAGGTGGAGCATGAGCAGGCTCGGATCAGCCTgcaggagaagcaggaggaggtcCGGAGGCTgcagcag GCCCAGGCAGAAGCCAAGAGGGAACATGAAGGGGCTGTGCAGCTGCTGGAG TCGACCCTGGATTCCATGCAG GTCCGGGTTCGAGAGCTGGAAGAGCAGTGCCGCAGCCAAACAGAGCGCTTCAGCCTCCTGGCACAGGAGCTCCAGGCCTTCCGCCTGCACCCTGGCCCCTTGGATCTACTCACCTCTGCCTTGGGCTACAGTACCCTTGGGGACCACCCACCACCCCCGTGCTGCTGCtctacccctcacccctgccGTGGGTCTGGCCCCAAAG ACCTTGACCTCCCTCCGGGCTCTCCTGGGCGCTGCACCCCAAAGTCTTCTGAGCCTGTCCCTGCAACCGTTGTCGGGGTCCCTCGAAGGACGGCCAAGAAGGCAGAGTCCCTCTCCAACTCCTCTCGCTCTGAATCCATCCACAACAGCCCCAAGTCGTGCCCCACACCCGAG GTGGACACAGCCAGTGAGGTGGAGGAGCTGGAGGCAGACAGTGTCTCCCTGCTCCCAGCCGCACCGGAGGGCAGCCGCGGAGGAGCCAGGATCCAGGTGTTCCTAGCACGCTATAG CTACAACCCCTTCGAGGGCCCCAATGAGAACCCAGAGGCAGAGCTTCCGCTTACTGCTGGCGAGTACATCTACATCTATGGCAACATGGACGAGGATGGCTTTTTTGAAG gGGAGCTCATGGATGGCCGAAGGGGCCTGGTCCCTTCCAATTTTGTAGAGCGTGTGTCCGACGATGACCTCCTGACCTCCCTCCCTCCGGAGCTGGCCGATTTGTCCCACAGCTCAGGCCCCGAACTCAGTTTCCTGAGTGCAGGCGGGGGTGGCAGCAGTAGCGGGGGCCAGAGCAGCGGGGGACGCAGCCAGCCCAGACCTGAGGACGAGGCTGCGGGGGACGAGCTCAGTCTGAGCCCCCAGCCTGAGGGCCTGGGCGGGCCCCCTGCTGTGCCTTACCCACGGGGTCTGGTGGTCCTCAGGCAGCTGGCCCACAGTGTGGTGCTGGCCTGGGAGCCGCCTCCTGAGCGAGTGGAGTTACGCGGCTACCATATCTGCGTGAACGGGGAGCTGCGTCAGGCCCTGGGGCCGGGGGTGCCCCCCAAGGCTGTGCTCGAGAACCTGGACCTGCGGGCCGGGCCCCTCCGTGTTTCTGTGCAGGCCCTGACCAGCCAGGGCAGCTCCGACCCTCTGCGCTGTTGCTTGGTGGTGGGTACCCGGGCCGGGGTGGTACCTAGCCAGCTGCGGGTCCATCGACTGACAGCCACGTCTGCTGAGATCACCTGGGTGCCCGGCAATAGCAACTTGGCCCATGCCGTCTACCTCAATGGGGAAGAGTGCCCCCCTGCCCGCCCCAGCACCTACTGGGCCACCTTCTGTCACCTGCGGCCTGGTACTCTCTATCAGGCCCGAGTGGAGGCTCAGCTCCCACCTCGAGAGTCCTGGGAACCAGGCTGGGAAAGGCCGGAGCAGCGGGCTGCCACCCTGCAGTTCACCACACTCCCAGCAG GCCCACCTGATGCCCCCCTGGATGTGCAGATTGAGCCGGGACCCTCCCCTGGAATCTTGATCATCAGCTGGCTCCCAGTAACAATTGATGCTGCTGGCACTTCCAATGGCGTCCGGGTCACGGGCTATGCCATCTATGCTGATGGGCAAAAG ATCATGGAGGTGGCGTCACCCACGGCAGGCAGCGTGCTGGTGGAGCTGTCCCAGCTGCAGCTGATGCAAGTGTGCCGTGAGGTGGCTGTGCGCACCATGTCACCCCACGGCGAGTCAGCTGACTCCATTCCAGCTCCTGTCCCCCCAGCCCTAGTGGCGGCCTGCCTACCAGCCACGGTCTCTTGCCCCTCACCGCGGCCGGGCCCGGAAGCCAGACCACCCCTTGCTCCAGCCTCCCCGGGGCCTGGAGACCCCAGCTCTCCCCTCCGGCGCCCTGACCCCCACGGAACTCGAGAGCCCCCCGGGGCCCCCCCAGCAAGCCCTCCCAGAGAGGCAGCAAAAGGATCCCCCGAGGAGCCCCCAGCACCTCGCTCCCAG gaggaggctggggcagcTGTGCTGGGCACCTCAGAGGACGGGAGGGCCAGCGAGCCAGCTGTGGGAGAGAGAGCTCCTGACCCTGCAGTTTCACCGCTGGCCCAGGAAGAGGCCCTTCTGGCACCCTGCTCCACCCAAGGAGCTCTCACCCAGCGGGTGCCCTGTGCTGAGGCCTGCCGCGGAGGAGAGGCAGGGTCTGGGCTGAGGCCCAGGGCTGAG AGGGAGGACACGGCAGAGCTCGGGGTCCGTCTGGTGAACTCCCTTGTGGACCATGGCCGCAATTCAGATCTCTCAGACAtccaagaggaggaggaggacgaggaggaggaggaggaggaggacctgAGTTCCAGGACTTGCTCTTTCCAGAAGCAG ccccagccccagcctgaccCCTTCTGTGAGACCGACAGCGACGAGGAGATCTTGGAGCAGATCCTGGAGCTGCCCCTCCAGCAGTTCTGCAGCAAGAAGCTTTTTAGCATccctgaagaggaagaagaggaggacgAGGAAGATGAGGGGGAGGATGAGGAAGACGAGGAGAGGCCAGGGGCAGGCTGTTCTTCTCGAGACCCCGGCCCACCCGAGTCTGCATTGCTGGGGCTGGGCTGTGACAGTGGTCAGCCTCGAGGACCTGGCCTGTGTCCCTTGTCTCCAGAGCCCTGCAGGGGTGGGGACCGCCTGGAAGACATACCCGGACTAGTTGGTGGAAGCATCCGGAGGAAAGGAAGTGGCTCCCCTGAGAAGCCCCCAAACCGCAGGCGGTCCCCAGATCCCCGTGAACACTGCAGCCGACTTCTCAGCAACGGCGGGCCCCAGGCCTCCGGACGGCCGGGCCCCACACGGGAGAGGGGCAGCCCCCCTGTGGGCGAGGGGACCAAGGGTGTGCCAGAGGCTGGTGGGAGAGGGCGGCCGGCCCCTTCCCGGAGATGCTCCCGTGGCCGGGCTCCAGAATCTAGCCTGGCCGGCTGCTTCTCCCCCAAGTGCTTGGAAATCAGCATCGAATATGATTCTGAGGACGAGCAGGAGGCGGGCAGCGGTGGCATCAGCATCACCAGCTCCTGCTACCCTGGAGATGGGGAGGCCTGGGGCACGGCCCCCATAGGAAGGTCCAGGGGGCCTCTGAAGGCCAATTCGGGCCCCACCCCCTACCCACGCCTTTCGGCCTGGGAGAAGGGGGAGCCAGAGCGGAGAGGCCGCGGTGCGACTGGCAGAGCCAAGGAGCCACCCTCCCGG GCAACAGAGACTGGGGAGCCCAGAGGGCAGGACAGCTCTGGGCGGAGGGGCCCCCTGCGGAGAGGGGCCCAGGCCCCCAGGACGGGCGGTACCGAGTTGG CCTCTCTGAGGAGCCCCCCGGCAGAAGCGCCGGTTTACCAGGACCTACCTGTCAGGGCCTTTGTGGCTCTGTTTGACTATGACCCGGTGTCAATGTCACCCAACCCTGACGCTGGGGAAGAGGAGCTCCCCTTCCGGGAGGGCCAGATCCTGAAG GTGTTTGGGGACAAGGATGCCGATGGCTTCTACCGCGGTGAAGGTGGGGGTCGGACAGGCTACATCCCCTGCAACATGGTGGCTGAGGTGGCTGTGGACAGTCCCACAGAGAGACAGCAGCTGCTCCAGCGGGGTTATTTGTCCCCAGATATTCTCACTGAAGGCTCAG GGAATGGTCCCTTTGTGTACTCTACAGCCCGCACCGCTGGGCCTCCCCCCAAGCCCCGCCGCTCCAAGAAAG CTGAGGCAGAAGGCTCTGCCCAACCCTGTGCAG GCCGCCCCCAGCAGGTCTCCTCTGCCAGCTTGAAATCCTCCCGTTCCATGGTGGCTGCATTTGACTACAACCCTCGGGAGAGCTCCCCCAACATGGATGTGGAG GCAGAGCTGCCCTTCCGGGCAGGCGACATCATTACTGTGTTCGGTGACATGGACGATGATGGTTTCTACTAT GGGGAGCTCAATGGACAGAGGGGCTTGGTTCCATCCAACTTCCTGGAGGGCCCTGGACCTGAGGCGGGCAGCTCAGACAGGGAGCCTGGGACATCCCAGGCCGAGAGTCAG GACTGGGCCAGCTCAGCACAAGGGCCCCTACTGCCCAGAGGCTGGTCCTGTGCCCCTGGCCCTGGCAGCTTCCCCACAATTGAACTGGGGGGGCCACAGGGCACAAGCGAGAAGGTGTGGGGTCTCCTCTCCAAGGGAAAGCAGCTCCTAAGGAAACTGGGCTCTGGGAAGAAGGAGTGA